From the Planctomycetia bacterium genome, the window GAGGAGAGTTTCCCGAGCGGTCAAAGGGGTCAGACTGTAAATCTGATGGCTTACGCCTTCACTGGTTCGAATCCAGTACTCTCCACTGGTTGGTTTGTTTTTGTTTGTTGATTTGATGGTTGTCTGGTTCGGCTGGTTTGGTTCGGCTGCGGGTGTAGCTCAATGGTAGAGCGGCTGCCTTCCAAGCAGCATGCGAGGGTTCGATTCCCTCTACCCGCTCTGGAAGGTCGCTTGCTATTGGGTTCGCTTGGTGGTGAGTGCCCGTCCGGGCGTCCGTCTGCTGCTGTAGCTCAGTTGGTAGAGTGCGTCCTTGGTAAGGACGAGGTCATGGGTCCGAATCCCATCAGCAGCTCTTGGGGCGTATGTTTTTGCGGCGGCGGAATCGCATCGGTGCGAACGCCGGTTCGCTGGAGTGTTCGCAAGTTACAAAGTTCACGTTCTGTAAAGTTCACGTTACTGGCAACGTTTGATTAAAATCGTAGGGAGTTAGAATGGCCAAGGGTACATTTGAGCGGACGAAACCGCACGTCAACGTCGGCACGATCGGTCACATCGATCACGGAAAGACCACGACCACCGGCGCGATTCTCGCCGTCCAAGCCGCCAAGGGTTTGGCGCAAAAGAAGTCGTATTCCGATATCGCCAAGGGGGGTACGGTTCGCGATGAAACGAAGACGGTCACGATCGCCGTGAGTCACGTCGAATACGAGACCGATAAGCGTCACTATGCCCACATCGACTGCCCGGGCCACGCTGACTTTATTAAGAACATGATCACCGGTGCCGCTCAGATGGACGGCGCCATTCTCGTCGTCTCGGCTGCCGACGGTCCGATGCCGCAAACGCGCGAGCACATTCTGTTGGCTCGCCAGGTCGGTGTGCCGGCGCTCGTCGTGTTCTTGAACAAGGTCGATCTTGTCGACGATGCCGAGTTGCTTGAGCTCGTCGAAATGGA encodes:
- a CDS encoding GTP-binding protein; its protein translation is MAKGTFERTKPHVNVGTIGHIDHGKTTTTGAILAVQAAKGLAQKKSYSDIAKGGTVRDETKTVTIAVSHVEYETDKRHYAHIDCPGHADFIKNMITGAAQMDGAILVVSAADGPMPQTREHILLARQVGVPALVVFLNKVDLVDDAELLELVEMELRELLTHYGFPGDDIPITRGSAKPAYDSPADPKASACISALLDTVDSYIPEPQREIDKPFLMAVEDVFSIEGRGTVATGRIERGIVKVGDEIQI